A stretch of Chitinophaga caeni DNA encodes these proteins:
- a CDS encoding LuxR C-terminal-related transcriptional regulator codes for MEKLILNEAQKIWTEIGQHKTPGELKLEVELYKKLINFFQVGDYYYMVFNPPEMVIEYASDSMTQHLGYSKEEFNLEKLMEIIHPDDLPNFINFEATVTKFWQQLPPGKVMKYKSRYDYRIRKKNGAYIRILQQIITIQSDEEGAVLRTFVVHTDITHLKTTNKMMLSFIGMEGEPSYIDVKPEKRFSTTKELLTKREREILLLISRYHTSAEIADLLSISILTVSTHRKNIFKKTGTKTPLQLITLALEKGWI; via the coding sequence ATGGAGAAACTCATCCTCAACGAGGCGCAAAAAATATGGACGGAAATAGGACAGCATAAAACGCCCGGTGAATTGAAGTTAGAAGTGGAGCTGTATAAAAAGCTGATCAATTTTTTCCAAGTGGGGGATTATTACTACATGGTATTCAATCCACCGGAAATGGTGATTGAATATGCCAGTGATTCCATGACGCAACATCTTGGTTATAGCAAGGAAGAATTTAACCTTGAAAAATTAATGGAGATCATCCATCCGGATGATTTACCCAACTTTATCAATTTCGAAGCCACTGTAACCAAGTTTTGGCAACAACTACCTCCCGGAAAGGTCATGAAGTATAAAAGTCGTTACGACTACAGGATTAGGAAAAAAAACGGGGCATACATACGTATTTTACAACAAATTATTACGATTCAAAGTGATGAAGAAGGAGCAGTTTTAAGAACTTTCGTAGTGCATACCGATATTACGCACCTGAAGACAACCAATAAAATGATGCTTTCCTTTATCGGGATGGAGGGAGAACCATCTTACATCGACGTAAAGCCGGAAAAGCGTTTCTCAACAACGAAAGAATTATTAACAAAAAGAGAAAGGGAAATATTGCTATTAATATCCCGGTATCATACATCGGCAGAGATTGCAGATCTCCTGTCTATCAGCATCCTAACCGTCAGTACCCACCGTAAAAATATTTTTAAAAAGACCGGGACTAAAACGCCGTTACAGTTGATTACCCTCGCCTTAGAGAAGGGCTGGATTTAA
- a CDS encoding DUF1295 domain-containing protein, giving the protein MDLYGKQDRSIAQKIIIHVLEILLLLLSYWILFLKGGDWISGLLSISNAMEGLDRRIILFTFNIVIFLRLGYMMLFLLKRKIPWEESFSVPFAFALYYIGFSLFVLPTAKPIDWIDGIGILIFSIGCVLNTGGEVLRNRWKKNPDHKGKIYTGGFFKYSRHINYFGDILWVCGYAVLTRNIYAVIIPIFLFCFFAFYNAPKLDAYLASKYGKAYDDYAKKTKMLIPFIY; this is encoded by the coding sequence ATGGATTTATATGGAAAACAGGATCGTAGCATCGCGCAAAAAATCATTATACACGTTTTAGAAATACTTCTATTGTTACTTTCCTACTGGATTTTGTTCCTCAAGGGAGGTGACTGGATATCCGGGCTGTTATCGATTTCTAATGCAATGGAGGGACTCGATAGGAGAATCATCCTATTCACATTTAACATTGTCATATTCCTGCGCTTAGGCTACATGATGCTCTTTTTATTGAAAAGAAAAATACCTTGGGAAGAAAGCTTCAGCGTCCCATTTGCATTTGCCTTGTATTACATCGGTTTTTCATTATTCGTTTTGCCAACGGCGAAGCCCATCGATTGGATTGATGGCATTGGCATACTCATTTTTAGCATAGGCTGCGTCTTAAATACAGGCGGGGAGGTATTGAGAAATAGGTGGAAGAAAAACCCGGATCACAAAGGAAAAATTTACACTGGAGGCTTCTTTAAATATTCAAGGCACATCAACTATTTTGGTGACATATTGTGGGTTTGTGGCTATGCAGTGTTAACTAGAAATATTTATGCAGTGATAATCCCGATATTCCTATTCTGTTTTTTTGCATTTTACAATGCCCCGAAACTGGATGCTTACTTGGCATCTAAATACGGGAAAGCTTATGATGATTATGCTAAAAAGACAAAGATGTTGATACCGTTTATTTATTAA
- a CDS encoding SusC/RagA family TonB-linked outer membrane protein, protein MKLTFLLMTVVFLQVHAVTDAQTITLKGKDIPFSQVITTIKKQTGFLVLSTRKLLSDISPVSVSVQNMPLTDFMDLVLKNQPFSYQVMQKTILISSMQATENVTKTPSVVTGRIIDSVGNPIVGASIRLSPGKKGTASQEDGSFKIENVAPGNYILEITLLGFNTVQQRITVSSEGSILSLGNITLKTMLYSLDGVSVTYSTGYQKLPKERATGAFGTVTEKMLGARMETNLVDRLEGTVAGMYVNKGNVTIRGLSTLYGNQSPLFVVDGFPYEGDLGFINPADVVNVTVMKDAAAASIYGTRAANGVISITTRHGNAHKTTVNVGSTVFMTPIPDASYFNYMSSAQMVDFQQELFNIYHPGYNANTMRYAQPKVLEALYKHEQNLIDQQELDNTLNTLRNSNGIGQVQDLLMQDAVKQRYNFSVNGGNDLHIFNLSMNYTANQGDNLRSRTGEMNINIKDRMKVFKWLTAEAGIATNLSNYRSPSRGGTGLYNSMPYEVIKDADGNLVPWNWLKSQTEIDRLKNEGLLDESFNPLNELYKTDNLGHSNYFRLQGGFTAKIIEGLSLDLKYQTERGSNYFKNFYSADSYESKHMINEATQIVNGEIIKNVPDGGQISERRGDSKSYTARLQLNYDKNIADKHFITALAGAERRAIVTSATRVFKMGYNDNNLQFMPVDEVALGSLKGTESINSTFNFDYNSYNNFTYFEDRYVSAYGNVGYNYDHKYNATASVRVDNSNLFGTDPRYRYLPLWSFGLGWRMTEETFLKDANWLNNLNIRATYGLGGNVAKQVGPYLQASSSFFSETGANATNIVYPPNKSLRWEKTATTNFGIDFAVLSNRISGSVDYYIRKSTDLLGQKATDPTNAFSTALINFGSMNNKGFELSLKTVNVQGKNFSWYSALNMSINKNKMTEINTNDESVIGLTSGFGVNRVGYPMDAVFNFRFAGLDPGNGSVLVYDADGKVVKNYDDNGTIVANMTDINGLVYSGTMRPTYTVGFTNTFSYKQFDLHIMMIGNGGNVMRDVTKAINTLNFSNNQDKRTLNFWKQPGDEKIPGMLPAPDLKGNGGLYYSIIWFAEDVNTMKADYIKVRDIALSYHFPERLFKTKKITAAKFTLQVQNPFHWYRNDAGIDPEAYASYSIYADRTMPVMRTYMAGLDLTF, encoded by the coding sequence ATGAAATTGACATTCTTACTCATGACAGTTGTCTTCTTGCAAGTTCATGCTGTTACAGATGCACAAACAATTACACTGAAAGGAAAAGATATCCCGTTCAGCCAGGTTATTACCACCATTAAAAAACAGACCGGCTTCCTGGTGCTTAGTACCAGGAAACTCCTGTCTGATATCAGCCCGGTCAGCGTTAGTGTGCAGAATATGCCGCTAACCGACTTTATGGATTTGGTGCTGAAAAACCAGCCTTTCAGCTACCAGGTTATGCAAAAAACGATCTTGATCTCTTCAATGCAGGCTACAGAAAACGTTACTAAAACTCCTTCCGTAGTAACCGGCAGGATAATAGACTCTGTAGGGAACCCTATCGTGGGCGCCTCTATACGGTTATCCCCGGGCAAGAAAGGCACCGCTAGCCAGGAAGACGGGTCTTTTAAGATCGAAAACGTTGCCCCGGGAAACTATATCCTGGAGATTACCCTGCTAGGCTTTAACACGGTGCAGCAAAGGATCACAGTATCTTCCGAAGGGAGCATCCTGTCATTAGGTAATATTACCCTGAAAACAATGCTATACTCCCTGGATGGTGTTTCTGTAACCTATTCCACGGGATACCAGAAGCTGCCTAAAGAGCGCGCAACCGGCGCTTTCGGTACCGTTACTGAAAAGATGCTCGGCGCCAGGATGGAAACCAACCTGGTAGATCGCCTTGAAGGTACAGTGGCAGGGATGTATGTAAACAAGGGGAATGTTACGATACGCGGGCTTTCCACTTTATATGGCAACCAGAGTCCGCTCTTCGTGGTAGATGGGTTTCCATATGAGGGCGACCTGGGCTTCATCAACCCGGCAGATGTGGTGAATGTAACAGTCATGAAAGATGCTGCCGCAGCATCAATATATGGTACCCGCGCTGCCAACGGCGTTATCTCTATCACTACGCGGCATGGAAATGCGCATAAAACAACCGTTAACGTCGGAAGCACTGTATTCATGACGCCTATTCCGGATGCAAGTTATTTCAACTATATGAGCTCCGCCCAGATGGTGGATTTCCAACAGGAGCTATTTAACATCTACCATCCGGGGTATAATGCAAACACGATGAGGTATGCTCAACCAAAAGTGCTTGAAGCCCTATACAAGCATGAGCAGAACTTGATAGACCAACAAGAGCTGGACAATACACTGAACACGCTGCGCAACTCAAACGGTATTGGACAAGTGCAGGATCTGCTGATGCAGGATGCGGTAAAACAACGTTATAATTTTTCGGTCAACGGCGGTAATGACCTGCATATTTTTAACCTGAGCATGAACTATACGGCTAACCAAGGTGATAATTTACGCAGTCGCACCGGTGAAATGAACATCAACATAAAAGACCGTATGAAGGTGTTTAAGTGGCTGACAGCAGAAGCCGGCATCGCTACCAACCTAAGCAACTATAGGTCACCATCGCGTGGAGGTACGGGTCTTTATAACTCAATGCCCTACGAAGTGATCAAAGATGCCGATGGTAACTTGGTACCCTGGAATTGGCTTAAATCCCAAACGGAGATAGATAGGTTGAAAAATGAAGGCCTCCTGGATGAGTCGTTCAACCCGCTGAATGAGCTTTATAAGACTGATAACCTCGGGCATTCCAATTATTTCCGACTTCAAGGTGGATTTACCGCTAAAATTATAGAAGGACTATCGCTGGATCTCAAGTACCAAACGGAACGCGGTAGCAACTATTTTAAAAACTTCTATTCTGCCGACTCTTATGAATCCAAGCATATGATTAATGAAGCTACGCAGATAGTAAATGGGGAAATTATAAAAAATGTACCTGACGGGGGACAGATCAGTGAACGTAGAGGCGATTCCAAATCTTATACGGCACGCCTACAGCTTAACTATGATAAAAATATTGCTGACAAACATTTTATTACTGCACTTGCCGGCGCCGAAAGAAGAGCTATAGTAACTTCTGCTACCAGGGTGTTCAAGATGGGATATAATGATAACAACCTGCAATTTATGCCGGTAGACGAAGTAGCGCTGGGAAGCCTTAAGGGTACCGAGTCCATCAACAGCACTTTTAACTTTGATTATAATAGCTATAACAACTTCACTTACTTTGAAGACCGTTACGTATCTGCCTACGGCAATGTTGGATATAATTACGATCATAAATATAATGCTACGGCCAGCGTACGTGTAGACAACTCTAACCTATTCGGTACGGATCCACGTTACAGGTATCTTCCACTGTGGTCTTTCGGCCTCGGCTGGAGGATGACTGAAGAAACATTTCTCAAGGATGCCAACTGGCTGAACAACCTAAATATTAGGGCCACCTATGGTCTTGGAGGAAACGTAGCGAAACAGGTAGGGCCTTATCTCCAAGCCTCTTCCAGCTTCTTCTCGGAAACAGGCGCCAATGCTACAAATATCGTGTACCCGCCGAATAAGTCATTGAGATGGGAGAAAACCGCCACTACTAACTTCGGTATTGACTTCGCCGTATTAAGCAACAGGATATCGGGCTCGGTAGACTATTACATCCGTAAAAGCACCGACCTCCTCGGTCAGAAAGCTACCGATCCCACCAATGCCTTCAGTACCGCGCTCATCAACTTTGGAAGCATGAATAACAAGGGCTTTGAGCTGTCATTAAAAACGGTGAACGTACAAGGAAAGAACTTCTCATGGTACTCTGCCCTCAATATGAGTATCAACAAGAATAAGATGACGGAAATCAATACCAACGATGAGTCGGTAATAGGACTCACCAGCGGTTTTGGTGTAAACCGGGTAGGCTACCCGATGGATGCCGTATTTAACTTCCGCTTTGCAGGTCTTGACCCCGGGAATGGATCAGTATTGGTGTATGATGCTGATGGCAAAGTGGTAAAAAATTATGACGATAACGGTACCATCGTGGCAAACATGACGGATATAAACGGCCTGGTCTATAGCGGTACTATGCGCCCGACCTATACCGTCGGCTTTACAAATACTTTCTCCTATAAACAGTTCGACCTGCATATTATGATGATCGGAAACGGGGGAAACGTTATGCGCGATGTAACCAAAGCCATCAACACGTTGAATTTTTCCAATAACCAGGATAAACGTACGCTCAATTTCTGGAAGCAACCGGGAGACGAAAAGATCCCGGGCATGTTGCCGGCGCCTGACCTGAAAGGTAACGGCGGGCTTTACTACAGCATAATCTGGTTTGCGGAAGATGTGAATACGATGAAAGCGGACTATATCAAGGTACGGGATATTGCACTTTCCTATCATTTCCCGGAGCGCTTGTTCAAAACTAAGAAGATCACCGCCGCGAAATTTACCCTGCAAGTGCAGAACCCGTTTCACTGGTATAGGAACGATGCAGGCATAGACCCTGAAGCCTATGCAAGCTATAGCATCTATGCTGACAGAACAATGCCGGTAATGAGAACGTATATGGCCGGATTAGATTTGACCTTTTAA
- a CDS encoding RNA polymerase sigma factor has product MSSQGSYHQEEALYLLIAEGSEHAFKQLYAILLPSLTAFSFKILKSEEAVKEVLQEALVRFWLHRDKLPGISQPKSWLFRIVANECYRYLRKNGLQLRLQQWLSSREAAPVSETEATMSFRETQQLIQQAVAGLSSRQREIYRLSREQGLKIPEIAAELNLSSNYVKKTLVLSLQKIRRKLERAGKLLVFLLLVAGR; this is encoded by the coding sequence TTGTCATCGCAGGGTTCATACCATCAAGAAGAAGCACTATATCTACTGATTGCTGAAGGAAGCGAGCATGCCTTTAAACAGCTATATGCCATCCTGTTGCCCTCTCTGACTGCCTTTTCCTTCAAAATCCTGAAATCGGAAGAAGCCGTAAAAGAGGTGCTACAAGAAGCCTTAGTTCGTTTCTGGTTGCATCGCGACAAGCTTCCCGGCATCAGTCAACCCAAGTCTTGGTTATTTCGGATCGTAGCCAACGAGTGCTACCGCTATCTTCGCAAAAACGGCCTGCAACTACGACTCCAGCAGTGGTTGTCATCGCGGGAAGCGGCGCCTGTTTCGGAAACGGAAGCAACCATGTCATTCCGGGAAACGCAACAGCTCATTCAACAGGCAGTAGCCGGGCTTTCTTCCCGCCAACGCGAGATATACCGGCTAAGCAGGGAACAGGGGCTCAAGATACCAGAAATAGCCGCCGAACTGAATCTTTCATCTAACTATGTAAAGAAAACCCTGGTATTGTCCTTGCAAAAAATCCGTCGAAAGCTGGAGCGGGCCGGGAAGTTGCTCGTTTTTCTTCTCCTGGTGGCAGGACGTTAA
- a CDS encoding glucose 1-dehydrogenase, which yields MKTMLITGGSRGIGAAVAKLAAAESYEVVVNYLNRKDAAEAVVKEIQDGGGTAIAIQGDMSNEKDIQRVFQATVETFGGLDSLVNNAGILMQQSKLEDISIERMQKIFSVNITGPMICAREAVKLMAYKNGGHGGTIINISSLAAKTGAPFEYIDYAASKAAIDALTLGLAKEVASEGIRVNGVRPAFIETGIHASGGDPGRIDRLKETIPLKRGGTATEVAQAVLWLASDKSAYSTGIFIDVAGGK from the coding sequence ATGAAAACGATGTTAATTACAGGCGGCAGCCGTGGAATTGGCGCTGCCGTTGCCAAATTGGCTGCCGCTGAATCTTATGAAGTGGTTGTTAATTACTTGAATCGTAAGGATGCAGCGGAGGCCGTAGTAAAGGAAATTCAAGATGGTGGCGGTACCGCGATCGCGATTCAAGGTGATATGTCAAATGAGAAGGATATACAGCGTGTTTTCCAAGCAACAGTAGAAACATTCGGGGGTTTGGATTCCCTGGTCAATAATGCCGGGATCTTGATGCAGCAATCCAAGCTGGAAGATATCAGCATAGAACGCATGCAAAAAATTTTCTCGGTAAATATAACCGGGCCGATGATCTGTGCAAGGGAAGCCGTAAAATTAATGGCATATAAAAATGGCGGGCATGGTGGTACGATTATCAACATTTCTTCTTTGGCTGCCAAAACGGGGGCTCCCTTTGAATATATAGATTATGCCGCTTCAAAGGCCGCTATTGATGCTTTGACCTTGGGTTTGGCAAAGGAAGTGGCTAGCGAAGGTATCCGTGTAAACGGCGTAAGGCCGGCCTTTATAGAAACAGGCATCCATGCTTCCGGTGGAGATCCGGGTAGGATTGACCGGTTGAAAGAAACGATACCCTTAAAGCGTGGGGGAACGGCCACGGAAGTTGCCCAGGCGGTACTTTGGCTCGCCTCGGATAAATCCGCTTATTCCACGGGAATTTTTATCGATGTTGCCGGGGGAAAATAA
- a CDS encoding aminotransferase-like domain-containing protein produces MKKGFIYKRIAEILEHQILGNTLQAGDKLPSLRTICREYGVSQNTALKAYYLLESKMLIETRPQSGYYVRYSNKHLPGKPSVSQPLDVASFTGQEEIVATVYEHLGEESKHPFALAEPSLALLPVAKLNKALVLATRSLHGSGVAYDKMEGNERLRRQIARWSYAMECSLSHEDIITTSGCLNAVSYCLMSVTKKGDTVAMESPVSFGMLQIASALGLKILELPTDPDFGVDINALEKALKKGAVNACLLISNFSNPLGSYMPDEHKKDIVKLIQRYNIPLIENDINGDVYFGTSRPKSCKTFDDSGLVLWCGSVSKTLAPGYRVGWVAAGRFKEAVQRNKLYHTISTTSITQEVIAHFLETGRYENHLKKLRQTLHTNLLKYTAAIMEYFPTGTRISNPKGGFVIWLELPPNIDTRIILKRSLPLGINFAPGNIFTLQSQFHNCLRLNLALPWNESIEGNLRLLGSLFNDYIKKVAPSP; encoded by the coding sequence ATGAAAAAAGGATTTATTTACAAAAGAATAGCCGAAATTCTTGAGCACCAGATTTTGGGTAATACTTTACAAGCCGGCGACAAGCTACCATCATTACGAACCATTTGCAGGGAATATGGCGTGAGTCAAAATACTGCCCTGAAAGCATATTACCTGCTCGAAAGTAAAATGTTGATTGAGACGAGACCCCAATCGGGTTATTACGTGAGGTATTCTAATAAGCATTTACCGGGAAAGCCGAGTGTTAGTCAACCATTGGATGTAGCTAGTTTCACCGGGCAGGAAGAAATCGTTGCAACGGTATATGAACACCTGGGAGAAGAATCGAAGCATCCTTTTGCATTAGCGGAGCCTAGCTTAGCATTATTGCCGGTGGCAAAACTGAACAAAGCCTTAGTATTAGCTACGCGGAGTTTGCACGGAAGCGGTGTAGCATATGATAAAATGGAAGGAAACGAGCGGCTGCGCAGGCAGATCGCACGCTGGTCGTACGCGATGGAATGCAGTTTAAGTCATGAAGATATTATTACCACTTCCGGTTGCTTAAACGCCGTTTCCTACTGCTTGATGTCGGTAACGAAAAAGGGAGATACCGTGGCGATGGAAAGCCCCGTCTCATTCGGGATGTTGCAAATAGCCAGTGCCCTAGGATTAAAGATTTTAGAATTACCAACCGATCCGGACTTTGGCGTAGACATAAACGCCCTTGAAAAAGCATTGAAGAAAGGCGCGGTAAATGCATGTTTATTGATCTCCAACTTTAGTAATCCCCTGGGAAGCTACATGCCGGATGAACATAAAAAGGATATTGTAAAGTTGATACAACGCTACAACATTCCATTGATAGAAAATGACATCAATGGCGATGTATATTTTGGAACGTCAAGACCCAAATCTTGCAAAACCTTTGATGACAGTGGTTTAGTTCTATGGTGTGGCTCCGTTTCAAAAACATTGGCTCCGGGATACCGCGTGGGATGGGTTGCGGCAGGAAGATTTAAAGAAGCCGTACAACGCAACAAGTTGTATCATACTATTTCCACTACTTCGATCACGCAAGAAGTGATAGCACATTTTCTAGAAACGGGCAGATACGAAAATCATCTTAAGAAATTAAGGCAAACGCTTCATACCAACTTGTTAAAATATACAGCTGCCATTATGGAGTACTTCCCAACTGGCACCCGTATTAGCAACCCGAAAGGGGGATTCGTGATTTGGCTGGAACTCCCCCCTAACATAGATACGCGCATCATCTTAAAAAGGTCTTTGCCGCTGGGTATCAACTTTGCTCCCGGTAACATATTCACACTCCAATCCCAATTTCATAATTGTTTAAGACTGAACCTGGCCTTGCCTTGGAACGAATCTATAGAAGGAAATTTGAGATTGCTGGGTAGCTTATTCAATGACTATATTAAAAAGGTTGCGCCGAGTCCATGA
- a CDS encoding ketopantoate reductase family protein — translation MQEQPIYIIGAGAVGKTLAVFLTLAGRQVYLLRGSVFNAPVTYEEMTILAADNNKYVAKLEIGCLADFTRLGGLVVLANKAFGNQALSVSLRGKLNGNPLLVLQNGLNIEKAFLKQNFEHIYRCVLMLTCQFEDPHTIRYKPVRECPVGIIRGDEETLTRLLHKIQTLQFRFSKCDEIQSLIWKKVIANCVFNSICPLLHIDNGIFYRNEVARDMAKELIVSCMTLAHAKGIAITPEDVFNNVMQISQMSDGQYISTLQDILHHRPTEMDALNIELARLADEIGIGATMKEIALLGRLTKLKAAINLKNM, via the coding sequence ATGCAGGAGCAACCGATATATATTATAGGGGCCGGTGCCGTAGGAAAAACACTTGCAGTATTCCTTACTTTAGCTGGAAGGCAAGTGTACTTGTTGAGAGGATCGGTTTTTAATGCACCGGTAACTTATGAAGAAATGACAATCTTAGCGGCCGATAACAACAAGTATGTCGCTAAGCTTGAGATTGGCTGCCTGGCAGATTTTACAAGGCTTGGTGGGTTAGTTGTACTAGCTAATAAGGCGTTTGGCAATCAAGCGCTCAGCGTCAGTTTGCGGGGAAAATTAAATGGCAACCCATTGCTCGTGTTACAAAATGGATTGAATATCGAGAAAGCTTTCTTGAAACAAAATTTCGAACATATTTACAGGTGTGTATTAATGCTAACCTGCCAGTTCGAGGACCCGCATACAATTAGGTATAAGCCTGTACGTGAATGCCCGGTTGGGATAATCCGTGGTGATGAAGAAACATTAACCCGGTTGCTACATAAGATACAAACCTTGCAATTCCGGTTCAGTAAATGTGATGAGATACAATCTTTGATATGGAAAAAAGTAATCGCCAATTGCGTATTCAACTCCATTTGTCCCTTGTTGCATATAGATAACGGCATTTTTTACAGGAATGAAGTTGCGCGTGATATGGCAAAAGAGTTGATCGTCTCCTGTATGACATTGGCACATGCCAAAGGAATTGCAATAACCCCGGAAGATGTTTTTAACAATGTGATGCAGATCAGCCAAATGTCGGATGGGCAATATATTTCTACGCTTCAAGATATTTTACATCATCGACCTACGGAAATGGATGCATTGAATATAGAACTGGCGAGGTTGGCTGATGAAATTGGTATCGGCGCTACAATGAAAGAAATAGCCCTGCTGGGTAGGTTAACTAAATTGAAAGCCGCTATCAACCTTAAAAATATGTAA
- a CDS encoding FecR family protein → MNQDRLTYLLEQYGNDKASEAEIQELWAFIERGEDKELFAEVMAGIMEQHPAGVTETAPYAMLAEKALQADKVDFSATPPRRHFLHIPAWGRAAAAILLIAGATFFYRHYSGVSPALKQQAMLEAIAPGTNKAVLTLSDGSQVPLDSTGNMIIHQGDVAIRQQGGSLQYDDQLPTATVNYNTLTTPRGGQFRVVLPDGSGVLLNAASSIRYPTAFTGKERKVTITGEVYFEVAPRAGMPFRVNINDEAEIEVLGTSFNINAYDDEAAIKATLLKGSIRVRKGKESTVLSPGQQAQLQGNHINVIRDIDASSAVAWKDGIFNFNGAGTREVMRQISRWYDIEVVYEPGTPDIEFAGEMSRDEKISSLLKGFEKLGMHFHVEKGKRIVVTP, encoded by the coding sequence ATGAATCAGGATAGATTAACATATTTATTGGAACAATATGGCAATGACAAGGCTTCTGAAGCAGAAATACAGGAGCTATGGGCTTTCATTGAGCGGGGAGAAGACAAAGAGTTATTTGCGGAGGTAATGGCCGGTATTATGGAACAGCATCCGGCTGGCGTCACCGAAACAGCTCCTTATGCAATGTTGGCAGAAAAAGCGTTGCAGGCAGACAAGGTCGACTTTTCAGCAACGCCGCCCCGTCGTCATTTCCTGCATATTCCCGCATGGGGGCGAGCAGCCGCGGCTATATTGCTAATAGCAGGCGCCACCTTTTTCTATCGGCATTACAGTGGCGTTTCACCGGCATTGAAGCAGCAAGCTATGCTGGAAGCAATTGCACCGGGTACCAATAAAGCTGTACTGACCTTGTCAGACGGTTCACAGGTGCCATTGGATAGTACCGGGAATATGATTATTCACCAGGGCGATGTAGCGATCAGGCAGCAAGGCGGATCCTTACAGTATGACGACCAGTTACCTACAGCAACGGTAAACTATAATACCCTGACCACGCCACGCGGGGGACAGTTTCGTGTTGTACTCCCAGACGGTAGCGGTGTACTGCTCAATGCTGCCAGCTCTATCCGTTATCCCACTGCCTTCACAGGCAAAGAGCGCAAAGTGACGATTACCGGGGAAGTATATTTCGAGGTAGCCCCCCGCGCAGGGATGCCTTTCAGGGTAAATATAAATGATGAAGCAGAAATTGAGGTGCTAGGAACGAGCTTTAACATCAATGCTTATGATGATGAAGCTGCAATCAAAGCTACCCTGCTGAAAGGCAGCATCCGGGTGCGTAAAGGCAAGGAGAGCACGGTGCTCTCACCGGGACAGCAGGCGCAGCTCCAGGGGAATCATATCAATGTAATAAGGGATATAGACGCTTCCAGCGCCGTGGCCTGGAAAGACGGCATCTTTAATTTTAACGGTGCCGGAACCCGCGAAGTAATGCGGCAGATATCAAGGTGGTATGATATTGAAGTGGTTTATGAGCCCGGTACACCGGATATAGAATTTGCCGGCGAAATGAGCCGGGATGAGAAAATTTCCAGCCTTCTGAAAGGCTTTGAAAAGTTAGGAATGCACTTTCATGTGGAAAAAGGGAAGCGTATTGTCGTAACACCATAA